The following coding sequences are from one Megamonas funiformis window:
- a CDS encoding DEAD/DEAH box helicase, translated as MQLSKKVLNAVRDMGFEEPSPIQAQTIPLALEGHDVIGQAQTGTGKTAAFGIPTIEQIDEKNKYIQALVLTPTRELAIQIAEEFNKIGKYKRVKTLPVYGGQMIDRQIRALRFGVKVVVGTPGRLIDHIRRNTIKLDHVKMLILDEADEMLDMGFIEDIEEIMSNVAQGENRQTLLFSATMPAPIEKLARSYMHNPQKVMISREQLTVPSVDQLYFETRDKFEGLCRVLDIEDSGKYIIFCRTKKNVDDLQASLQVRGYMAGSLHGDMSQAQRDRVMRRFREGKLEILIATDVAARGIDIDDISHVINFDIPQDHESYVHRIGRTGRAGRTGIAVTFIEPKEYRQLKLIERMTKSRMIRGELPTPADVIERQREAIKERLLKTLNNNTYADYHLIISDIANEGFDYVDIAAAALQLSIEGVKEKDDKVLDERFENTGGAPGMVRLFLNIGRKQGIRPQDIVRTFASEVDIPGSIIGVINIYDKFTFVEVPKDIAEKVISVMHRNTIKGYKLNIEPAKGK; from the coding sequence ATGCAATTAAGTAAAAAGGTATTAAATGCTGTTCGTGATATGGGATTTGAAGAACCATCTCCAATTCAAGCACAGACTATACCTTTAGCGTTAGAAGGTCATGATGTTATAGGACAAGCCCAAACTGGTACAGGCAAAACAGCAGCGTTTGGTATTCCAACTATTGAACAAATTGATGAAAAAAATAAATACATTCAAGCTTTAGTATTGACTCCAACACGTGAGCTTGCTATTCAGATTGCAGAAGAATTTAATAAAATTGGTAAATACAAACGCGTAAAAACTTTACCTGTATATGGCGGTCAAATGATAGATCGTCAAATTAGAGCTCTTCGCTTTGGGGTTAAAGTAGTAGTAGGTACTCCAGGTAGACTCATCGACCATATTCGTCGCAATACTATAAAACTTGACCATGTAAAAATGCTCATTTTAGATGAAGCTGATGAAATGCTCGATATGGGCTTTATTGAAGATATTGAAGAAATCATGTCAAATGTGGCACAAGGTGAAAATCGTCAGACTTTATTATTCTCTGCTACAATGCCAGCACCAATTGAAAAATTAGCGCGTAGCTATATGCATAATCCGCAAAAAGTAATGATTAGTCGTGAACAACTTACAGTGCCATCAGTTGACCAATTATATTTTGAAACTCGTGATAAATTCGAAGGTCTTTGTCGTGTACTTGATATAGAAGATAGCGGTAAATATATTATTTTCTGCCGTACAAAGAAAAATGTTGATGACCTTCAAGCTTCACTACAAGTTCGTGGTTATATGGCTGGTAGCTTACATGGTGATATGAGCCAAGCACAGCGCGACCGTGTTATGCGTCGTTTCCGTGAAGGAAAACTTGAAATTTTAATTGCAACAGATGTGGCTGCTCGTGGTATTGATATAGATGATATCAGCCATGTAATCAATTTTGATATTCCACAAGACCATGAATCTTATGTACATCGTATCGGTCGTACTGGTCGTGCTGGTCGTACAGGTATCGCTGTTACATTCATTGAACCAAAAGAATATCGTCAATTAAAATTAATTGAACGCATGACAAAATCTCGCATGATACGAGGAGAACTTCCAACACCTGCTGATGTTATTGAACGTCAAAGAGAAGCAATCAAAGAACGTTTGTTAAAAACATTAAATAATAATACGTATGCAGATTATCATTTAATTATTTCTGATATCGCTAATGAAGGTTTTGATTATGTAGATATCGCAGCAGCAGCGTTACAACTTTCTATTGAAGGCGTGAAAGAAAAAGACGATAAAGTTTTAGATGAACGTTTTGAAAACACAGGTGGAGCACCTGGTATGGTACGTTTATTCTTAAATATTGGTCGTAAACAAGGTATTCGTCCACAAGATATCGTGCGCACATTTGCTTCAGAAGTTGATATTCCAGGTAGCATAATTGGTGTAATCAATATTTATGACAAATTTACTTTTGTGGAAGTGCCAAAAGATATAGCTGAAAAAGTAATATCTGTAATGCACAGAAATACTATTAAAGGCTATAAATTAAATATCGAACCTGCAAAAGGCAAATAA